The window TCCTGCGGCCTGTGATGCAGGAAGGCCCTGCGGAGCTGTGGGAGGACGTCGCGCGTCGCGCCGCTCTGTGCGAGGCGTCCACGGGCCGCGCATTCACCTCCGCCGACCTGGTTGAGCGACACAAGGTCGCCGTTCCTCAGAGCCCGGCCAAGTGGCGGACGCTCTTCTCCGAGCTGCGCAAGGAAGGCGTCATCCGCCAGGCTGGCCCCGGGAAGAACCGGATGACCGCCTGGGTCGGCGTGAGCGTTTCCGGGCAGACCGTGGCCAGCGACCGCATGGCGGTTGCGGCATGAGGCACGGCCACCCGCTCAACTCGACGCGGCGGCGCGTGCGCAAGGAACAGCTCGCGCGCCGCCATGGGCAGCGCTGCGCCTACTGCCTCCGCCCGTTCATCGACCTGAGTGAGGCCACCCTTGACCACATCGCGCCGCAATCGCTGTGGCGTTCATGGTCGGTCACCTCGCTCATGCTGGCCTGCGCCGACTGCAACAAGGCCAAGGCCGACCGACTCCCGCTCTCCCTCGCCCTCGTCCTGCTGGCGTGGATCAATCCGACCGCGCCGGCCGTACGGCCGGTCGACTGGCCGCTGTTGGCCCGACTCGCCGCTGTTCACCAGTCGGCCCTGACCAGCGTGACGAGCCGCGTCACACCCCCCGTCACGCCCGATGCGACCCGCGAACGGTCTACCCCTAATCAGCACAAATCGACCCACCGTGCCTGCGTGCGGTCGACCGTGCGGCCCGATTGTCTGCGTGCGCCCCGCCCAGTACGGGAGTGCGCGGGCCCGACCGGAGAGGCGGTGTTCGCATGAACACGATGAACGGCCGCATGAACGGGTCGGCCCGACCCGTGAACACCGTGAACACCACCGTGAACGAGTCGACCGACTCCGTGAACACCCCCAAGAGTCGGGCGGCAGTCGACCCGACCCGGTCGACCAACCGGCGACCCGGCCACGGCGACGACGGGGGCAAGAAGCCCCCTGCCGCCGCCCGGATCGTGGAGATGGCACGCGAGCAGTACCGGTTCGTGATGTCCCCCGACGGCCGCCCGTACGCGGTCGCGCTCGCCGGGCCGAACATCGCGCTGCCGCTGCGGAACAAGGGCGGGCTGCGTCAGCGGCTGGCCCGGCAGTTCGCGGACGCCTACCCCGGCGAGGTGGCCTCACAGTCCGCCCTCGCGGACGCCATGACCGTGCTGGAAGGCATCGCGGAGGACACCGACCCCGAACCCGTGCACCTGCGGGTGGGGCGCGACCCGGCCGGCGCCATCGTGGTCGACCTCGGCAGCGCGGACGGCCGCGCGGTCGTCGTCACCGCAACCGGTTGGAACATCGTTGACCGCGCCCCGGTGCTCTTCCGTCGCTCCGGCGCCATGGCCCCGATGCCCGCTCCCGTACTGGACGGCGACGGGCTGGCCAAGCTTCACGCGCTGCTGAACATGGACAAGCCGTCCTTTCACCAGCTCGTCGCGTGGCTCGTGGCCGCGTGGATCCCGGACATCCCGCACCCCGCCGTGGTCTGCAAGGGCGAGCAGGGCACCGGCAAGTCCAAGGCCGCGCAAATGTTCATCAACCTCATCGACCCGTCCCCGGCCGCCAAGCGCAGCCAGCCGCGCGACGAGAAGGCGTGGTCCCGGCAGGCGTTCAGCTCCTGGGCGCTGTGCCTGGACAACATCTCCACCATCCCGCCGTGGCTGTCCGACACCCTGTGCAAGGCGGTGACCGGTGACGGCGTGGTCGACCGCGCCCTGTACACCGATGATGACGTGGTGGTCCTCACCTTCAAGCGGGTGCTGGCCCTGACCACGATCGACGCGGGAGCTCTCGCGGGCGACCTGGCCGAACGCGTACTTATGCTCGACTTGCAGCTCATCGACTCCGAACACCGTCGTTCGGAAGAGGAGCTGGACGCCACCTTCGAGGCGGTACGGCCTGCCGTGCTCGGGGCCCTGTTCGACGTGCTGGCGTGTGTGCTCGCGGTGCTGCCCGGCGTGCGGCTGGAGTCCATGCCGCGCATGGCCGACTTCGCCCGGGTGCTCGCGGCCGTCGACATGACGCAGGGCTGGGACACCCTTGCCGACTACCTGGCCACGTCGGCGAACGTCGCGACCGACGCGATGGAAGGCGACCCCTTCGCCATGGCCATTGCCCACCTGGTCGAGCAGGCGGGCACCTGGCAGGGCACCGCCGGGCAGTTGCTCGAAGCCCTGCCCACCCCGTTGATCCGGCCGCCGAACTGGCCTAAGGACGCCACCCGCGCGAGCGGACGCGTCAAGCGGCTCGCCCCGCTACTGCGATCCATCGGGATCACGGTGGACGACACGCAGCGTAGCCGCGACCGCCACCGTCACCGCCTCCTCACCCTGACCCGCGCACCCGACGACGACACGTCGGAGTCCGCACCCGAACAGGCCTCCATCTGGCCGGAGGTAGCCCCGCCCGGGCACGGTAGAACCTCGCCTGAACAGCCCTGACGTAACCGGAACACCTGCCGGGCCGGGCCGCACACCAGCGGCCCGGACACGTCGAAGCTGCGGACGCTGCAGCCGTCCATCGCCCGCAGCGTCCGCACCAGCGTCCGCACCCCTCACGCTCGCTGACCTGAGACAACGCGATCCGTCGGACGCTAGGTCGCTGCGGACGCTGAGATACACCAACTCTCTAGGACGGCAACCGGCACCACTCCCACGCACCGCCCGAACGGACACGAGGAGTCACCACCACCATGGCCACCGAAGAGCCGACCGACCCGCGCGCCGTCCTGCGCGGCGGCCTCCCGGACCGCTACCTCACCCCCGAAGACCTGGTCACCATGTTCAGCCTCCCGAGTGTCGAGACCGTCTACCAGTGGCGCCGCAAGCGCATCGGCCCGCCCGGCTTCCGCGTCGGCAAACACCTGCGCTACGACCCGGCCGCCGTCCGCACCTGGGTGACCGAACAGAGCGCCCTCGAAGATGCGGCGTGAAGGGTTGCTAGACCTAGCGGGCACGGGTGCTAGGTCTAGCGGCCCCGCTAGCGGCTGATCCCGCCTCTGGCCTGCGACCTAGCGTCTAGCGGCTCGGCTCCGGGGCGCCGCCTTCCGGGCCGGACGCACCTGCCAGGCGGCTCGCCCCGCTCGCTAGAGACCAGCCCGCCGGGGCGGGGAGGCAGCACTCGCCGGGCGGGGGAGCCGGGGAGAACTCCCCAACCGCCTCCCCGCCCCGCATCCCCCACGCTGATCAGCGAAAACAGCACTTCGGGGAGGCGGGGAGGCACCGCCGGAACCCTCCCGAAAACCCCCTTTGGAAGCTCTCCCGAGCCCCTGTCTCTACCTCCCCGCCGCGCCCCGGCAGACGCCGCGCACGGCAGGGAGGCACAGCCTGCCGGCCGAGGGAGGCAGGGAGAACTCCCTGACCGCCTCCCTGACCTACTTTCCCCCACCTGATCAGCGCAGATGGCCTCTCAGGGAGGCAGGGAGGCACGCCTTCAGCACCGCCGAAAACCCCCTCAGGAAGCCACCCTAGCCCCCTATTTCCGCCTCCCTAAGACCCGCCCGAAGGGTGCTACCGGTAGCAGCCATACCCGCTACCGGTAGCACCCCCACTAGCACCCCAAACCCTAGTGATCAGGCCCGCAGCAAGTAGCGGGCCTGGCCCAGCAGCCGCCGAAACGGCCGGACGGGCCCCACCGGGACCCCGCCCCGCCCTGCTACCGAGAAGGGACTCAGCCCACATGGCTGGCCACATCTTCGACCGCTGGTTCAAGACCATCACCGACGCCGACGGCAAGACCAACCGCGTCAAGACCGACCGCCACGGCGTGGGCCTGCGCTACCAGGCCCGCTACGTCGGCCCCGACGGCAACCGCAAGAACAAGTCCTTTGCCGACGGACAGAAGCGGCTCGCCGAGCAGTGGCTGAACGGCATCATGGCCGACGTCGCCCGCGGTGACTTCATCGACCCGAACGCGTCCCGCCAGACGTTCCAGTCGTTCGCGGAGGAGTGGCTTACCAACCTGAGCGGCGACCCCAACACTCGCGCATCGATGGAGTCTCAGCTCAAGCTCCACGCGTTCCCGCGCATCGGCTCACGTCAGCTCGGGTCGTTCCAGCCGAGTCACATCCGCGAGTTCGTGACGCAGCTCGAGGCGTCCGGCATGTCCGGCGCGTACGCTCGCGTCATTTTCTCCAACGTCCGCGCCGTGCTCTCCGCCGCTGTGGAGGACGGATGCCTACGCCGTAACCCTTGCCACTCGCGCACGGTGGCCCCGCCGGCCATGGGCGCGCGTCGCGTCGTCCCCTGGGAACCTGAGCGCGTCTTCGCCATGCGCGGCGCTATGGTCGAGCGCTTCCGGCCCATGGTCGACGTGGGCGCCGGATGCGGTCTGCGGCAAGGCGAGATCCTCGGGCTGTCTGTCGATGACATCGACTTCGAGAGCGGCACCCTGCACGTGGTGCAGCAACTCAAGCTGAGTCTGAGCAAGGCCGTGTTCGCTCCCCCGAAGGGCGGCAAGCTCCGTGATGTACCGCTGCCCGACCCGGTGGCCGACGCGCTCAAAGAGCACATCAAGCGGTTCCCGCCCGTGGAGATCAACCTTCCGTGGATGCGAGCGAACGGCCAGCCGGTTGCCCGGCGGCTCATCTTCACAGGGCCCAACGGCGGGCACGTCTGGCGTACGTCGCTGAACGAAGACCACTGGAAGCCCGCGCTCGCCAAGGTGGGCGTCATCCCGAAGGCCAAGAGCCGTGAGCACGCCGCCGCCCGCGAGCACGGCATGCACGCCCTGAGGCACTTCTACGCGTCCGTGCTCCTGGATGCCGGGGAGAGCATCAAGGCCCTTGCGGAGTACCTCGGGCACTCGGACCCGGGCCTGACCCTCAAGGTGTACGCGCACCTCATGCCGAGCAGTCAGGACCGGGCCCGGAAGGCTCTCGGCAGGGCGCTCCGGCCCCAAGATCCCAAGGGGTGAGGTTCCAGAGAGGTTCCGAAGCGTAAAAACGCCCCTGATCTGCGCTTCCCGCGCAGGTCAGGGGCATGATCACGAAAGCTACTTCTTCTTGCCCTGGTTCTTGACCGCCTCGATCGCTGCCGCGGCCGCCTCGGGGTCGAGGTACTTGCCGCCCGGGGTGACCGGGCGGAAGTCGGCGTCGAGGTCGTAGGCGAGCGGGATGCCCGTCGGGATGTTCAGGCCCGCGATGTCGGCGTCGGAGATGCCGTCGAGATGCTTGACCAGTGCGCGCAGGCTGTTGCCGTGGGCCGCGACCAGGACCGTGCGGCCGGTCAGCAGGTCGGGGACGATCGAGTCGTACCAGTACGGGAGCATCCGGATGACGACGTCCTTGAGGCACTCCGTGCGCGGGCGCAGCTCCGGCGGGAGCGTGGCGTAGCGCGCGTCGTCGAACTGGGAGAACTCGGAGTCGTCCGGCAGCGGCGGGGGCGGGGTGTCGTACGAGCGGCGCCAGAGCATGAACTGCTCCTCGCCGAACTCGGCCAGCGTCGCCGCCTTGTCCTTGCCCTGGAGGGCGCCGTAGTGGCGCTCGTTCAGGCGCCAGCTGCGGTGGACCGGGATCCAGTGGCGGTCGGCGGCCTCCAGCGCGAGCTGGGCGGT of the Streptomyces sp. 1222.5 genome contains:
- a CDS encoding phosphoglyceromutase encodes the protein MADAPYKLILLRHGESEWNAKNLFTGWVDVNLNEKGEKEAVRGGELLKDAGLLPDVVHTSLQKRAIRTAQLALEAADRHWIPVHRSWRLNERHYGALQGKDKAATLAEFGEEQFMLWRRSYDTPPPPLPDDSEFSQFDDARYATLPPELRPRTECLKDVVIRMLPYWYDSIVPDLLTGRTVLVAAHGNSLRALVKHLDGISDADIAGLNIPTGIPLAYDLDADFRPVTPGGKYLDPEAAAAAIEAVKNQGKKK
- a CDS encoding helix-turn-helix domain-containing protein, encoding MATEEPTDPRAVLRGGLPDRYLTPEDLVTMFSLPSVETVYQWRRKRIGPPGFRVGKHLRYDPAAVRTWVTEQSALEDAA
- a CDS encoding site-specific integrase; translation: MAGHIFDRWFKTITDADGKTNRVKTDRHGVGLRYQARYVGPDGNRKNKSFADGQKRLAEQWLNGIMADVARGDFIDPNASRQTFQSFAEEWLTNLSGDPNTRASMESQLKLHAFPRIGSRQLGSFQPSHIREFVTQLEASGMSGAYARVIFSNVRAVLSAAVEDGCLRRNPCHSRTVAPPAMGARRVVPWEPERVFAMRGAMVERFRPMVDVGAGCGLRQGEILGLSVDDIDFESGTLHVVQQLKLSLSKAVFAPPKGGKLRDVPLPDPVADALKEHIKRFPPVEINLPWMRANGQPVARRLIFTGPNGGHVWRTSLNEDHWKPALAKVGVIPKAKSREHAAAREHGMHALRHFYASVLLDAGESIKALAEYLGHSDPGLTLKVYAHLMPSSQDRARKALGRALRPQDPKG
- a CDS encoding HNH endonuclease is translated as MRKEQLARRHGQRCAYCLRPFIDLSEATLDHIAPQSLWRSWSVTSLMLACADCNKAKADRLPLSLALVLLAWINPTAPAVRPVDWPLLARLAAVHQSALTSVTSRVTPPVTPDATRERSTPNQHKSTHRACVRSTVRPDCLRAPRPVRECAGPTGEAVFA
- a CDS encoding ATP-binding protein → MNTMNGRMNGSARPVNTVNTTVNESTDSVNTPKSRAAVDPTRSTNRRPGHGDDGGKKPPAAARIVEMAREQYRFVMSPDGRPYAVALAGPNIALPLRNKGGLRQRLARQFADAYPGEVASQSALADAMTVLEGIAEDTDPEPVHLRVGRDPAGAIVVDLGSADGRAVVVTATGWNIVDRAPVLFRRSGAMAPMPAPVLDGDGLAKLHALLNMDKPSFHQLVAWLVAAWIPDIPHPAVVCKGEQGTGKSKAAQMFINLIDPSPAAKRSQPRDEKAWSRQAFSSWALCLDNISTIPPWLSDTLCKAVTGDGVVDRALYTDDDVVVLTFKRVLALTTIDAGALAGDLAERVLMLDLQLIDSEHRRSEEELDATFEAVRPAVLGALFDVLACVLAVLPGVRLESMPRMADFARVLAAVDMTQGWDTLADYLATSANVATDAMEGDPFAMAIAHLVEQAGTWQGTAGQLLEALPTPLIRPPNWPKDATRASGRVKRLAPLLRSIGITVDDTQRSRDRHRHRLLTLTRAPDDDTSESAPEQASIWPEVAPPGHGRTSPEQP